AGCGCGGCGAGTCGGTCGCGCTGTGGGCGTGCTTGGCGGTGAAGAAGTCAGCGCGCTTGGCCATGACATCGGCGATGTACATGTGCGGCTCGGGCTTGAGGATGGCGATGAAGATCAGGTAGCCGATGATGATGAAGACCCACAGGCCCTTGGGGGCACGCGTTCTCAGCGCCGCCACGCGTGTCTGACGGCTGGTCTCCAGCAGGCCCTTCTCAGTGGCCTGCAGACGGTCCACCTCTTGCTTGGTCATGTTCTCGACGAGAGTCGTCTCACCGGCGTTGGCGCGCTTACCGGCCTGGACGGTGCGCTCGTCCTGCGCCCATCGCTCCAGACCGAAGCCCTCGTCCAGTCGAACCGCACGGGTGATGGACACCGCGCCCTCGTTGACCGCCACCGCTCCCTGCTGCTTGCCGATCTCCAACTGGAAGGCCGTGCCGCGCACGCCGAGGGTCAGCAGCGGGGTGTCCACCGAGAAGGACGACTGGCGGCTCATCATCTTGCGGACCTTGGTGAAGAAAGCCCCGACGTTGACCCGCAAGGAGGTGATGACGCCGCCGTTCTCGAGCATCTCCAGGTTCTCGACCCGCATCTCGGTGTTCTGGAACAGGCGCATCTCACTACCATCGTGGAAGCGCAGGAAGGCGTGTGACTGGCGGCCCGTGACCACCAGGTCGCCCGGGAAGAGCTTCTCGCCCCGAACCGCCGGCTGCAGGGCCTGCGTGGTCCGGTGGGCCACCTGCACGACGCCGTTCATGTCGCTCACGATCGCCGTGCCCTCGGGCACGCGGCCCACCACATAGAAGGCCACGTAGACATAGAGACCGGCGAAGAGAGCGAGCATCCCCAGGGCACCGGCGATGCGCACCGGCCAGGACGTCTGGCGCCATACGCGCACCACCATCGGCAACTGCATGTCGTCGGGCAGGGCCAGCAGGTTCCCCCGCCGGGCCTGAGCGATCATGTAGGCGGTCATGTTCTGCCACCGGTCGGCCAGCAGGCCGATGATCAGCAGCGGCGCCTCGGCAATCGGGCCGGCAATCGGCATGCGCAGTTGGTTCACGAGCCAGTTGATCAGGGCGATGACCGCCGCGCCGATCGTGGCAGTGCGCAGGTTGCCGTTGCCGCTGGTGACCGACCCGCCGCCGATGAGCGCGGCGGTCAGCGGGGTCAGCATCCAGACCATCTGCCCGGAGGGGCCGATGATGGCCATCGAGGAGGAGGCAATCAGCAGTCCGGCCAGACCGGCGATGAGGCCGCTGGCGAGGAAGGCCATGAGCACGTTCTCCGCCGAGCCCAGGGCGGCGCCTTGCACGCGGTTGGGGGCACTGCCCACGGCCGCGAAGGTCTCGTGGTTGAACAGCAGCCGGGCGCCGAGCAGGGCAACGAAGAACAGGGCGAGCACGACGGGGATGCCGCCCACGTTGGTCTCGCCCACCGCCGCCAGTTCCGGCGCGGCCATGACGAGGTCCAGGCGCGAGGTGGCGTACATGACCAGTTGCAGCGCCACCGCGCCGGTCATGATGGTCACCATCGCCGAGGAGATGCGGGTGCGGCCGGCGAGGAGGCCATTGATGGCCCCCAGCAGCAGACCGACGCCTAGCGCGCCGGCGATTGCCAGCCCGTAGCCGTAGGGCGACAGCACCGCCGCCGTACACGCCGCCAGCCCCGCGATCGAGCCCGCGCTGAAGTCATAGTGCCCCTTCATCAGGGGGAAGGTGACACCCAGGGTCACCATGCCCACCAGGCCAAAGCCGAGCAGGAGCTGGCGCATGGCCACTCCCGAGGGCCCCAGCAGAGCCGCCATCACCAGTAGCACCACCACCGCGAAGAACGGGGCCATCTGCCCAACGGCCGTGCCTTGGAGCCAGTAGTAAGGATTGCGGCCCATCGCCCGTCGCAGCTCAAGATCAAATAGCTTGCTCCCACAAGCCTCGCAGACCCGAGCCCCGAGAGGATGGGCATGACGACAGCGTCCACAGGTTACGCTGGCCATGGTCTCACCTCACAGAATGTGAACCACCGCGTCAGGACGGCGCCACGGGCGGAGGGGATGAGGATGCTCCCGCGGTGGCGCCTGTCTTGCGTCCGACGATCTCGAAGACCTCGATGGGCACCGGGTGCCCGCGAATCTCGTGCATGCCGTGGCTGCGCGTCTCAATCTGATCACTGACCCGTTCCGCCACTTCCTTGGTGCACAGGATCGTGGTCCCCAGTTCCTTGTTGTAGCCCTGCAGACGCGCGGCCAGGTTGATGGCCTGCCCCAGCACCGTGTACTGCGTGCGGATGTGCGAGCCCAGGCTTCCCACCAGCGCCTCCCCGGTGTTGAGGCCGATCCCGATGCGCATCGGCCCCGGAAGGGTGCCTGACGATACCCAGCGCTCGTTGAGCCCGTCCAGGGCCGCGATCATGTTGATCGCCAGGTCCACCGACCGCTGCACGTGGTCCGTCTGGTCCTGGATGGCGTTGAACGTCACGAAGATCTCGTCCCCGACGATGTTGTCAATCGTCCCCTCGACATCGAAGGCGAGCTGTGTGACCGACTCGAAGTACGTGTTCAGCACCGCGATGACATCGTGGGGATCCGCTGTGGCGGACCAGGCGGTGAAGCCGCGCACATCGGCGAAGAGCGCCGTCACGGGGCGCTTCACACCGGCGGCGCGCACCTTCATCTCGCCCGTGTCGAGCTTGGCCACGACCTGGGGCGGAGCATAGCGCCCGAACTCATCGCGCAGGCGCTTGCGGGCGGCCTCCTCCGTGCACAGGCGGAAGACAGCGATCACGCCGAAGGTCAGCACCATCGCCAGATTCGGGGCCAGACCCGGCCAGACGACGCCGGACTGCGAGAAGGCCTTCAGCCCCAGGACGTTGTAGCCGGCCAGGAGCAGTGCGACAACGAAGAGCCCCATGGCGGGCCGCAGGAAGGCTCCTGCCAGTGCCGCCAGCACCGCCACGACCAGCACCAGGCCCAGAGCGTCCGACGGCTGGGTTGGCTTGAGCAGGCGCTCCTGCAGCAGGCTCTCCAGGCCCTGTGCCAGGACCTCGACTCCCGGCATCTTCGGTCCCATGGGCGTCGGGTGCTGGTCCAGCAGCCCCTCGGCGGTGAAGCCGACGATGACCACCTTGTCCTTGAAGGTGCCCCGGCTGAAGCGGCCCTGCAGCACGTCCACGTAGGAGACGGCCTTGACAGTGCCCGGTGGGCCGATGAAGTTGATCAGGAAGCGGCCCTGGCTATCGAGGGGGACCTGGCGGCCGGGGCCCAACTGGGCGGCGCGGCTCAGGTCCATCTGCATGTTCTCGATGGGCAGGCCCTGCGCGAACGAGGTGAGCTTGAGCAGCAAGGTGGGGTAGAGGCGGACGCCCGTGCGGGCCATCTCCTGCACGAGCAAGACCCCACGACGCATGATGCCATCGGGATCAGGCACGCCCACAAGTGCCCCGGCGCCCGCGGCCACCTGGCCGAGGGAAGCCTGCGGCGCGACCATCGCGCCGGCCGTCGGCAGCAGAGGACGATGGGCGACCAACGCGGGAGCGACCGCAAAGGCCTCCGGGTTGCCCGCGCCGGCGGCGCGGCTGCGAAGCTGGCCCGGGTACAGACCGAGAATGACGTTGCCGCTGGCCTGGCAGGCGGCGGCGAGGGCTGCGTCATCGGCGGGGTTCTTGGAGGGTTCGGCGAAGATGACGTCGAAAGCAATGGCCTTGGGCTTGTCGGCCTGGAGGTTCTGCAGGAGCCGGGCATGCACCCGGCGGTCCCACGGCCAACGCCCCAGGTCGGGATCGGCGAGGCTGCGATCGTCAATGGCGATGATGGCGACGCGTTCGGGGGCGTGGACTTCAGCGCGGTAGTAGAAGCGGGAGTCGAGGGTCTTCAACTCGTAGCTGTACAGCGGCCCCCCGGGGCGGCATAGCAAGCTGCAGACGACCGCGATGGCGACGGCCATCAACAGCCACCAGACAACGAGACGCCAGCGCCCAGACCGCTGCGCGCGCGGCTCCGGAGCCTGCGGCGCGTCCGGGCCTCCCTCCGTACTCACTAACACCACCCGCCTTCCGGGTCCCCAGCAACCGAGGATGCGGCAGTGTAGTCTAGTAACAAGATTGTAATTCAGCGCTCGGCAGCGGTCAAGGAAACTCCTGCCACGTGCTGCCGGGCGAGGACGGACACCATGAGCCTCGTGTCGCGATGGGTCTGTGTGCTGATGGCCGGGATGGTGATGTCTGTGGTCTGCGCCGAGCCGCCGTTCTACTCTGACAAGCTCAACTTGATGGTTGCGGTGGACGATCACGGCCAGGCGCGCGCGGTGGCGACCCCGCAGGACTGGCAGCGACGCCGCGCGCACATCCTGGCCAACATGCAGCTTGTCATGGGTGAGATGTCGCCCAGAAGCCGCCGCTGCCCACTGGACATGCAGGTGCTGGAGGAGACGCTGGGCCTGCACTGCCGGCGCCTGAAGATCACCTACGTGTCCGAGCCCGGCGACCGGGTTCCGGCGTACCTGTTCCTGCCGCAGCGGGCCGGGAAGCTGCCGGCGGTGCTGTGCCTCCATCAGACTACGAGTATCGGCAAGGGCGAACCGGCCGGGCTGGGGGGGCTGGCCAACCTGCACTACGCCCGCGAGCTGGCGCAGCGGGGCTACGTGACCCTCGCGCCCGACTACCCGGGCTACGGCGGCTACCAGTGCGACCCGTACGCCATGGGCTACGCCAGCGCCACGATGAAGGGCATCTGGAACCACCGTCGGGCGCTGGATCTGCTGCAGAGCCTGCCGCAGGTAGACCCGGAGCGGCTGGGCTGCATCGGGCATTCCCTGGGCGGGCACAACACGCTCTTCCTGGCAGCCTTCGACGAGCGGGTGAAGGTCGCCGTGACCAGTTGCGGGTTCAACTCGTTCGCCAAGTACATGGGGGGCAACCTGAGCGGCTGGTCGCATAGGGGCTACATGCCTCGCATCAAGGAGCGCTA
The sequence above is a segment of the bacterium genome. Coding sequences within it:
- a CDS encoding adenylate/guanylate cyclase domain-containing protein, encoding MAVAIAVVCSLLCRPGGPLYSYELKTLDSRFYYRAEVHAPERVAIIAIDDRSLADPDLGRWPWDRRVHARLLQNLQADKPKAIAFDVIFAEPSKNPADDAALAAACQASGNVILGLYPGQLRSRAAGAGNPEAFAVAPALVAHRPLLPTAGAMVAPQASLGQVAAGAGALVGVPDPDGIMRRGVLLVQEMARTGVRLYPTLLLKLTSFAQGLPIENMQMDLSRAAQLGPGRQVPLDSQGRFLINFIGPPGTVKAVSYVDVLQGRFSRGTFKDKVVIVGFTAEGLLDQHPTPMGPKMPGVEVLAQGLESLLQERLLKPTQPSDALGLVLVVAVLAALAGAFLRPAMGLFVVALLLAGYNVLGLKAFSQSGVVWPGLAPNLAMVLTFGVIAVFRLCTEEAARKRLRDEFGRYAPPQVVAKLDTGEMKVRAAGVKRPVTALFADVRGFTAWSATADPHDVIAVLNTYFESVTQLAFDVEGTIDNIVGDEIFVTFNAIQDQTDHVQRSVDLAINMIAALDGLNERWVSSGTLPGPMRIGIGLNTGEALVGSLGSHIRTQYTVLGQAINLAARLQGYNKELGTTILCTKEVAERVSDQIETRSHGMHEIRGHPVPIEVFEIVGRKTGATAGASSSPPPVAPS
- a CDS encoding FecR domain-containing protein, whose translation is MGRNPYYWLQGTAVGQMAPFFAVVVLLVMAALLGPSGVAMRQLLLGFGLVGMVTLGVTFPLMKGHYDFSAGSIAGLAACTAAVLSPYGYGLAIAGALGVGLLLGAINGLLAGRTRISSAMVTIMTGAVALQLVMYATSRLDLVMAAPELAAVGETNVGGIPVVLALFFVALLGARLLFNHETFAAVGSAPNRVQGAALGSAENVLMAFLASGLIAGLAGLLIASSSMAIIGPSGQMVWMLTPLTAALIGGGSVTSGNGNLRTATIGAAVIALINWLVNQLRMPIAGPIAEAPLLIIGLLADRWQNMTAYMIAQARRGNLLALPDDMQLPMVVRVWRQTSWPVRIAGALGMLALFAGLYVYVAFYVVGRVPEGTAIVSDMNGVVQVAHRTTQALQPAVRGEKLFPGDLVVTGRQSHAFLRFHDGSEMRLFQNTEMRVENLEMLENGGVITSLRVNVGAFFTKVRKMMSRQSSFSVDTPLLTLGVRGTAFQLEIGKQQGAVAVNEGAVSITRAVRLDEGFGLERWAQDERTVQAGKRANAGETTLVENMTKQEVDRLQATEKGLLETSRQTRVAALRTRAPKGLWVFIIIGYLIFIAILKPEPHMYIADVMAKRADFFTAKHAHSATDSPRSAALAQMHIRAGNWDEAREEVKSIIENDPNSQYGEWAQRFWIEMEKQRRRRGG
- a CDS encoding alpha/beta fold hydrolase produces the protein MSLVSRWVCVLMAGMVMSVVCAEPPFYSDKLNLMVAVDDHGQARAVATPQDWQRRRAHILANMQLVMGEMSPRSRRCPLDMQVLEETLGLHCRRLKITYVSEPGDRVPAYLFLPQRAGKLPAVLCLHQTTSIGKGEPAGLGGLANLHYARELAQRGYVTLAPDYPGYGGYQCDPYAMGYASATMKGIWNHRRALDLLQSLPQVDPERLGCIGHSLGGHNTLFLAAFDERVKVAVTSCGFNSFAKYMGGNLSGWSHRGYMPRIKERYGCDPAKMPFDFTEVLGAIAPRAVFVNAPTGDSNFAMSGVEDCLRAATPVYALYGATDRLRAAHPDCGHDFPPAVREEAYRFVDSLLR